The Theobroma cacao cultivar B97-61/B2 chromosome 1, Criollo_cocoa_genome_V2, whole genome shotgun sequence genome contains the following window.
TCCTTCTTCATCATCACCATCATGAATTCTTTGTCTTTCTCGTTTCCTATCTCTATTGGCACGGTTGTCTTCTTCATCAAAAGATCCAGGACGTTCTCTCTGCCTATTCTCACCAACATCACCatcttgatttctttcttttcctcctcCTCTTTTGCTTTCACGCCTCCTATCTCTATTAGCACGTTTGCCTTCTTCCTCATCAGAAGATCCAGAATGCTCTCTCCGCCTATTTTCCTCCTCCTCGTCATggattttttctctttctcgcCTTCCATCTCTATTGCCAAGCTTGTCTTCTTCATCAGAAGATCCTGAATGTTCTCTCCGCCTATCCTTAACATCATCATCACgaattctttctctttctcgcTTCCTATCTCTATTGGCACGCTTGTCTTCTTCATCAAAAGCTCCAGAGCGTTCTCTCCACCTATTCTCATCACCATCACCATCTTGATTCCTCTCTTGTCCTCCTTCCCTTACGCTTCCGCTTCTTCCACCTCTATTACCACGCTTTGCCTTCTTCCTCATCAGAAGATCCAGAATGCTCTCTCCGCCTATTCTCCTCCTTCTCATCATgattcctttctctttctcttccacGCCTTCCCCTATCTCTATCTGACCTAGAATGCCTGCTATCACGATTACGACGCCCACCACTCTCATCTCTCGAATCATCATCACTCGATTCACCGTATTGCCTAGCCATATTATAAAATTCCTATCGAATACGGAAAAGCGCGGCGAAGAAGGTGTTGAAAACCGAAACAACTAGGATAACAGAAATTCGACAGAAAGAACAAAAGGCCTCTAACCAGAGAAATTAGAAGAGAAGTAAAGGAGCGAGGTAAGGCTGACCTGAGTGAGTGTCGCGAGGGCTCGAATTAGAGAAGCAGCGAGGAAACGCTGTAATTTGAATTAGAGGAAAGTCGGATGCGGTTTCGAAGAGAGATAAGGGCAAATAGCTTGGGCTGAGATGGGATAATTTACGAAGCTCATTGGCCCAATTAATAGAATTgggcttttatttctttgaagCCTGATTTTGAAGGATATTCGGCCTTTTACaacaagattataaaattaccttaataagtaataatttatcatcacataaaggttttttcttttttcttctttttttttttgtaaaagggaaattaaattaatcaaaacaataatttacacCATTCTAGTCCATGATATGCCCAGTTTATCTGTCAATAAAATAGAAGAGATATGAGGAGGTggaacattaaaaatatataagccTATCTCAAAGTCTTCATGCTTTGTTACCATCTAATTGGCGCCTCAGTTGATCTCACGAAATATGTGAGTAATAGTACAGTCCCAATTTCGTTGTAGCAGCGCCTTAATCTGCCTTAATTAATTTGGACATGGATCCAGAGAAGAGTTGGAACTTGATACCTTTTGAATAGCCACCATTGAATCTGCTTCTATTTGCACCTTGTTAAAATCCCTCTCCCAACATAATTTAAGGCCTTGGAGAATTGCCCAAAGTTATGCTACAAGTGGGTATGTTACTACTCCCACACAAAACCAAAAAGCCAGTTCCCTTCATCATCTATACtagtattttttaattttaaataaaattaattatattataaagaCAAAAATTTGGTTTAGAAGAATCgtgaaaatagagaaaatatgatattatttGTCAATCTACTTGttgaaaagatgaaaaagtagataaaaatttattttcttttcgcCTTTTTGCTtgctaaatttgaaaaatgaaaattacaaaaaaattcttaaattatctgaacaaaaattaaacaaacttttattttttttattatgctcaattaaactcttaaatttttgttttaaattaactaagttatcattaattaaaatttcatttatcatattttatcCACATCTGCATCActtgacataaaataatatacaatattatgactaataacaattaaataatcatttattataaaattttatttgatttaaaataaaaaatataataactaataaaattttattaaaattttcttaaatagtttaaaaaattattgtgttaaaaataaatactttTGTAATTTGTAAGGCCTCGACTCACATCGTTCTTATTTTCTCCCCTTTGATCTTtgcaatttaaaataatttatttttgtaaataaggATGGCACAAAATTATCACAGCTTCTCAGATTAACAGATTCCTCTCTGCATTGAAACCTGTTAGGAAAATGCTCAACTGTTCTTCCCCAAATAATCATCGTACAACAAAAGGGGAATGATGGTCTTAATCACATAACAaaacaaacatatatattcaatttAAGACCAATAACAGGAATAAACATGAAACCATAACCCTCTTCAATGTTAGAAAATGGCATCCGAATCCCTTGCCCAAAATTAACCTACAAAGACGACCGTTAACAATGAAATCAACCCCACTAATCTTGATCCTGACTTTCATCTTTGACAAGCTTGATCATATCATCAATTCGAAGAATTGTTATGGCTGCTTCAGTTGCAAACTGGCAAAGAGAGAATGGGAAACTACTACATTAGCCGGTTGGGTGCAAAGTTGGATAACATACTCAAATCAAAACTCACACGTTTTTTACCTGAATAATCTTCACTTTGCTCATCGCAGGCTCAATGACTCCAGCTTCTAAGTTGTTACGAACAGTTCCATTGGAAAGGTCCAGACCCATGCTGCAACATCGAAGAGGAAGCATATTTGAATACAGAACGAATGTCACATTCAGTGCCAAAACTCTCAATTATCCAATATTTTCTTTGATGAAATTACTTTTGTTCACTGTTATATGTGCAATGTATACCTTGAAAAATGTTTCTTATCAGCCTTGGTTTGAGCAGTGTGGTGGTAAGCCCGAAGTTTTGCAACTAATTCAGTGGCATCCTTGGCAGCATTGACCGCAAGCACCTATGAATGATCAATGTCATTGATGTAAGTAGTTACTTACCATATCAAATGATAAAAGATAAATGTCTGCACAAGCTGCAGCCTAGCCATAACTAATGCTACCTTTGGTATAATCAATAGTGATTCAGCAAACTCTGCAATTGCCAACTGTTCTCGTGATCCTAAAGTTGTGGCAAGATACTCCAAATACACAGACAAAGCAGCTTCAACTGCACCTCCGCCGGCTACCACCTAACATTTCCAACACCAAAATGGAGGTTAAAATGCATTACAAACATTGCATTATGACTATTGATCTAAACACTGaggaaatattaaaataatctcTCCAAATAAACCACCAAAAGACAAACAGCCATATCGTATTAAAGACGCTACCACTAGAAATCCATATTCTAACAATTTAAATTCTATCAACCAGCTAATGAGCTCAAGTAAATTATTCTATCATTAACATCAATGTTGCATCTTGaaactcaaaaaaattaacattaggCAGTAAGAGTTTGAGGTTACCGTATTCGACTCAAGGGTCCTCTTCACAATAGATAAAGCATCATGTAGAGCTCTCTCCATCTCATCAAGCATATAGTCATTTGCACCTCTAAGGATTAAGGAAACCTTGGAAATGGTTAAATGAGAAGAGTCAGTCTCATGTGGTCATTACAAATCAAAagttattgccaacatgtgaCAATCTATATACTAAACTCGGATACATAATTTCAAAACCATTATTAGCTTGCTTAACATTTTTGCACCAATAACAGTGACATATTAACACAGTGTTGCCTTTGGCTTCAACCCGTGATAGCACGTCTCATATCAAAATAGCCCACAAAGTTGTTTTcaagatataaaaaaaaaattaataagaaaGGGCAGAAATATCTGAAGATACTTTATCTCAACCAGGATTTAAAGGAATTAGATTCCAagtttggaaaaaaaatgagcaAGTTTAGAAGTTATAAATTTTACTCAGAGAGCAAAACACACACCGCACTTGTACTTTTGGTCCCCTTGATCATAACCACGTCATCATCAGCAATGCGCTCCTCCACAACTTCATCTGCATATCCAAGAAATGATGAATCAAAAGTTTCCTCCCCTTCCATATCAGCAAATGTAGAAACCTGCAGATCCATCAGCAAGGAAGAATATTATTAGAAAAAGGCATTTGGTAGGCATTAATAGGCCGTTTCAAACTACTAAGAGTTGTGAGAGTAATGACACAaagttctttatttttttttaaaaaaaaaggcagtCAACACAAATCCAagcttctcattttttttcaaaaaaattgtaaataacAAAGTTAAAGTGACGAATGATGCAGCCCTAACTAAGATATATTCCCATTAGCTCAATAAAACACAATTCAGTTTGGCAGGATACAGTCCTAGCAAAGgattaattattaatcatgagctttaattaattcaatacCATAAGCACCGTGAATATGAACTACGTTATAGCACAAACTATAGCCTACAGTAGAGAATGCAAATATTCCGATGGTTATGACAATTATTATGACTTTTAAGGTTGAGTACGAACATACCATTGTTGCACCAGTTGCCTTAGCAACATGGCGCATATCCTCTTTTCGAACACGTCTGACAGCTATAGCCCCAGCCTCCACGAAATACTGAAAAAGCAATGaagaatattaattttaaaaataaaaatcacaaaacaagaaagcaattagacaaaaacaaatacaaaagaaGCTTGCCTTGAGTGCCATGTCATCAATTCCTTTTGTAGTCAGAACAACATTGGCTCCAGCTCTAAGAAGTTTCTCAATACGTTCTTTTGTCATATCAGCTTCTCTGTTTAGACATAGACATCATCAGTGTCACATTTTATAGATATGTATGGctgtttaaaatttacactagGCATGCTCTAGATAATATGATAAACTTTTATGTATTGCAGACACaccacaaaaattaaaaaaaaaaaaaaccaaggaAAGAAGCTGTAAATGAGTAATCCACAATGGTGACTGCAAACAGCTTAAGAATGTAAAGATTATCACCTCTGACGAATTTTCTCAAGCTCCCTAGGATCTGTGACCAAGACTTGGACTCCCAACTGCATTTTTGTCTTCTGAAGATTAAAGTCAAGACAAGCAATCTTGGCAGGGGCAACTCTTAAGGGCATTCCTTGGGCAGCACGACCAGTGTTAAGAGCATACCCATTCAGCAGGTAGCTCTCTCTGGCACTTTTTCCATGTgctttcaaaatattaattccCTGCAATATGAAGAAAGCAACTAATGACTGAAAACAGATACAATGAAGCTCCAATCACAGATAATGACGCCATCTTGTAACATGAGCTCGTTTGAGAATCTTTATAAGAAATGCATTAATCAGAGTTCAACTATCTTACCTTGATTGGATATTTGACTTCTCCTCGTGCATTGGTCATCTTTACTGCTAGAACTGCTTCTACAACCTATGCAGACAAATTCAATACATGAGCTAAACAAGCATGCTTCAGGTTTGATCCCTCGTATCTCATAAACGATAGGAAAGAAAgcatttaatgatttctatTCATTAAACAACAAGATAAGATACggcaaaattaaaaaatatagaaatagTACTGCTGAAACCAGAAATCCTTATAATAGCACGGGGAAACAAAGTTAAAGATATATATTTGCAGCAAGTGTTTTTGAACGTGAACACAGGTGCATCAGCATAGGATGTCAAGTTTATCCAGGCAAAAATAGATAGAGCTtagaaggaaaggaaaatatGGCAGTTAAACGAGTCTTCAGATGGCTGAGAGttgaaaaataagtttaaattaCTGAGCTAGGCATGATCATACCAAATTAGCAAAGAAGTCACTGTCACCAGCTATCAGCTTCGAGGACATGCTTGTCTTGGCACAATTTATTAGAGAATCTTTCCCAAGCTTCTCAAcctaataaagaaaaataaggatGAGTAGAATAAAGGCACAACAGCTATCGAACATTGCAACACCAAAAGATCAATAGCATAGAAGTCAATCAGTTTTAGGAAATTACATATTTCACACTAAATCATTCCATATGAGAACAGAATATAAGGAATAAGATAAGGCAGAGTAATTTGGATGTCGTACAGCAAACCCCCTAATGTAATCAAAGTGATAAGAGAAGTCATGGCAATCAGAAGTCTTTATACAAATGAAAACAGATCTATACCAACTGTCATATATGGAAACCAAATTGTCAGATTTCACATGCAAGTTAATTATTATTCACTTTTCAATCGCTTCTCCATAAGGCACTTACTTTCACTGCCAACTTTTCTTCAACATATTTGCATGCTTCCCTCATAGCAAGCTGCTCAaataaaaaacccaaaaacatGTTCAGATTATGCCATATGGATATCTTATAGACAGAAAAATATGAGCATGCTAGAGGAGGAAAAAGTTACTCACTCTGTAGCCACTAATTATAGATGTTGGGTGAATTTTATTCCTGACCAGGTCATTCGCTCTCTGTCAAATTGTAAGTAAATCACATATTATCAAGTCACTATCTCTCAATAGTAGAAACATTCTTAAAAAGCAACATGGCTCCTAAatgagtattttttttatacatatataaaaccTCTAAATAAATGGATGCAGTTACCTTGAGAAATTCTGCAGCTACAATAACAACCGAGGTTGTTCCATCACCAACTTCTCGATCTTGAAGCTCAGCCAACTCTACAAGTACCTGCCACCTCAAAGAAGAAGATTGAACATAAATTACAGCAGTAAAGGAATACGGCAACAGCAAATGTCTCATTTCAACATGCAAAATCTGGCTATTTATCCACCTTGGCAGCTGGATGCTCTACTTCTAACATCTTGAGGATCGTAGCACCATCATTTGTTATCGTTACATCACCGATATCATCGACAAGCATCTGAAAACAATCGACAAACCAAGCAGCCAgttaacttaaatcatcaaaacAGATACACAgccaaatcaaaattttaaaagtttttaaaataaaaacaactgCAGCATCACTGGCACATCAATAAATCTTATAAGAACATTACAGCAGGACATTTTCCTGAAAACATTGTAATAATCATCCACCTCgcactaaaattaaaactacaaatacttcattttttaaataatgttTCCAAATCCAGCCCaatcataaaacaaaaaagaaaatataaccaaaaaaacagaaaataaaattaatactaGGGCCAAAGCAAAAGGGATTTCGGCATTTCCACAGAAACCAACGAAGGAAATCGTTGCTGTCTAATACCTTGTCGAGTCCAACTGGTCCAAGTGAGGATTTAACAATGTTCGCAACTGCTTGACATGCCACCACTACCgaatgacaaagaaaaaacgatgaagaaaaaacaaacaaacaaatttCAGTGAAATTTGTTAAATAAACAAAGCACGGCAGGGAAATAAAAGGGAGAGAAGGAGATAGTACCATTTTGAGTGCGAACGTCCTGACCAGATTGACGCTCGCCTAGAATATCTGGTGCTTGTGCTGCAATCGACATTTACGGCTAaagattcaaaaaaaaaacaaaggaaaaagaagggagtgaaagaaaaagagttggAGACGAAACCCTAGATCGGGATCTGTGGGTGGAGAAGAAAGGGACTTGCAGAATTAGAAGAAAGGGAAGTAGGAAGTGGGAAATGACTCTCGCTCGAATGTTCGAAAGAGAGGCTTTAGGTTCAGGGTTCTACACTTCTTCTACTCTGCTTGATAGTTTAATGGGGGGTTTTTTGCGTGAGCCAGAAAGAGAAAGGGTTATACCAGACGACGTCGTGTTAGGTCCAAAATGATGATTGTGGAGACAAAAAACCGGGAATTTTCCTTGGGGTACATTTAACCCTAAAGCCCGTAAGCCTTCTCCTGAAGCCCAACCCAATTTTGTGGATTTATCTCCTCGCTCGaccctttttttaaaataaataaatgtcatattttaaaaatattttaatatgatatctatattaaaatttttaatgtgatattccaattttcatttttattttcaatgcGTCCTAACATCTaatattgttaaaaaaaattgacaattTCAATGAATCaagtaaaacaaattttgtgagcaaataaatatcacatattttttcgagttaataaataaaatacatacTTGATATAAtctcatttgttattttttagtttttttaaaataattaaaaaattagaaaataacattgtacatttaaaaaataaaaaaatttataaaataaatttttattttgaaaggcatattatttaatattaaaaatcaaccttGTATTGTGAGAGTATATTCCtaattttgtaaatatttatatatatatatatatatataagttgaATATGTGATAATGTAACAATAATTATACATCCCAAGCATAGAGAAGAACGttttctttggttttaaaTAAACGAccttgaaaattgaaatgatgATATCATGTTGTAAAATGGCAATGTGATAGAGCTTGCTTAACCTTGTCACCAAGCACTTAACACAATATAAAAATCTCAATGCTATTTAATCCAAATGCTTATATGCtacttaactttttttaattttagtgatataaaataatgatgacAAAAGTTAATAAATTATCATGAATTTAATTACGagattcaaatatatatatttattaagaaTAACCTTAATGtaatattcattaattatatcaattaattttttaaaattttttatcatattttttaaaagaataaattgaaaaagttacatcctaattaa
Protein-coding sequences here:
- the LOC18614390 gene encoding T-complex protein 1 subunit alpha gives rise to the protein MSIAAQAPDILGERQSGQDVRTQNVVACQAVANIVKSSLGPVGLDKMLVDDIGDVTITNDGATILKMLEVEHPAAKVLVELAELQDREVGDGTTSVVIVAAEFLKRANDLVRNKIHPTSIISGYRLAMREACKYVEEKLAVKVEKLGKDSLINCAKTSMSSKLIAGDSDFFANLVVEAVLAVKMTNARGEVKYPIKGINILKAHGKSARESYLLNGYALNTGRAAQGMPLRVAPAKIACLDFNLQKTKMQLGVQVLVTDPRELEKIRQREADMTKERIEKLLRAGANVVLTTKGIDDMALKYFVEAGAIAVRRVRKEDMRHVAKATGATMVSTFADMEGEETFDSSFLGYADEVVEERIADDDVVMIKGTKSTSAVSLILRGANDYMLDEMERALHDALSIVKRTLESNTVVAGGGAVEAALSVYLEYLATTLGSREQLAIAEFAESLLIIPKVLAVNAAKDATELVAKLRAYHHTAQTKADKKHFSSMGLDLSNGTVRNNLEAGVIEPAMSKVKIIQFATEAAITILRIDDMIKLVKDESQDQD